In a single window of the Candidatus Eisenbacteria bacterium genome:
- a CDS encoding extracellular solute-binding protein gives MKRIGLGLAILFAAGCAPAARPPQEVVFWQFAEPAALEPVVRRFESENPGLRVRLVRVAPAALAESLDAALALGAPPDLCELDGDSMRAYLDSGELSDWSAGVADQRDSLLGWEACRVGVALYGMPWRLSPRVLYWNRDLFARAGLPPARPPATWDALVAAARRIERLGGGVHGYGLPSTDTLAMVPEFLSLAWTNGGELLSAAGDSVRLDSPANEQALELGVRLGRVGLQADSDFLDREFAAGRLGLRIAGSRLATWLDHEAPELKYGLAPLPARAAADSVVPFADVSVLASFTRSRHKEHALRLARYLARPENSLEIYAAAAGGVPANSGADTLAWFRSHPRDEVLASQAARSRFAPAVPGWRRMEHALGDELIRALRGEQSPDSALAHASARLAAIVGRR, from the coding sequence GTGAAGCGCATCGGCCTCGGCCTGGCGATCCTGTTCGCGGCCGGTTGCGCGCCGGCGGCCCGGCCGCCGCAGGAGGTCGTCTTCTGGCAGTTCGCAGAGCCGGCGGCGCTCGAGCCGGTGGTGCGGCGGTTCGAGTCGGAAAATCCCGGACTGCGGGTGCGGCTCGTGCGCGTCGCGCCGGCGGCGCTCGCCGAGTCCCTCGATGCGGCGCTCGCGCTGGGCGCCCCGCCGGACCTTTGCGAGCTGGACGGCGATTCCATGCGCGCGTACCTCGACTCGGGCGAGCTGAGCGACTGGAGCGCGGGCGTCGCCGACCAGCGCGATTCGCTGCTCGGCTGGGAGGCGTGCCGGGTCGGCGTCGCGCTGTACGGCATGCCCTGGCGGCTTTCGCCGCGCGTGCTCTACTGGAACCGGGATCTGTTCGCGCGCGCCGGGCTGCCGCCCGCCAGGCCGCCCGCGACCTGGGACGCGCTCGTCGCCGCGGCACGGCGCATCGAGCGCCTCGGTGGGGGCGTTCACGGCTACGGTCTCCCGAGCACCGACACGCTCGCCATGGTGCCCGAGTTTCTCTCGCTCGCGTGGACGAACGGCGGCGAACTGCTGTCCGCCGCCGGGGACTCCGTGCGCCTCGACTCGCCGGCGAACGAACAGGCGCTCGAGCTCGGCGTGCGGCTGGGCAGGGTGGGGCTGCAGGCCGACTCGGATTTCCTCGACCGCGAGTTCGCCGCCGGTCGCCTCGGTCTGCGCATCGCCGGTTCCCGGCTGGCCACGTGGCTCGATCACGAGGCGCCGGAACTGAAGTACGGACTCGCGCCGCTCCCCGCACGGGCGGCGGCCGACAGCGTCGTGCCGTTCGCCGACGTCAGCGTGCTCGCCAGCTTCACGCGCTCGAGACACAAGGAGCATGCGCTGCGCCTGGCCCGCTATCTGGCGCGGCCGGAGAACTCGCTCGAAATCTACGCGGCCGCCGCCGGCGGCGTGCCCGCGAACTCGGGCGCCGACACGCTGGCGTGGTTCCGCTCGCACCCGCGAGACGAGGTGCTGGCCTCGCAGGCCGCGCGCTCGCGCTTCGCGCCCGCGGTGCCAGGCTGGCGGCGCATGGAGCACGCGCTCGGCGACGAGCTGATCCGCGCTCTGCGCGGTGAGCAGTCGCCCGACAGCGCCCTCGCGCACGCGAGCGCACGCCTGGCGGCGATCGTGGGCAGGAGGTAG
- a CDS encoding anhydro-N-acetylmuramic acid kinase, producing the protein MVHGSDALAGLRSYRTADEHLVIGLMTGTSADAVDAALVRFRGAGLAATGELVAYREQPFEDPLRREVLEVAGCEELPLERFMRLDAELGEAYARAVHALLRQAQIRAAEVAAVGSHGQTIRHLPRAANGGRALTLQVGSAAVLAERTGILVVSDFRTRDTAAGGEGAPLVPVADWWRFRSERESRVLLNLGGMANVTHLPRGAGLDQVVAFDTGPGNAVLDGLMRVSTGGLAHRDDGGQLAAHGRVNHGLLEELLADPFFQTEPPRSTGRERFGDAYAIRLQEIGEQLGLSLEDLLATAAELTAITVADAIGRFLSPRGVEAVYVSGGGVRNATLMVALRRRLEGVTVRKLDDLGVAADAKEALAFALLAHLTLSGEAGNVRGATGAEAAVVLGHISPGALTGGASA; encoded by the coding sequence ATGGTCCACGGGTCCGACGCTCTCGCCGGCCTGCGAAGCTATCGCACGGCGGACGAGCACCTGGTGATCGGCCTCATGACGGGCACGTCCGCCGACGCCGTGGATGCCGCGCTCGTGCGCTTTCGCGGCGCCGGACTCGCGGCGACCGGCGAACTGGTCGCCTATCGCGAGCAGCCGTTCGAGGATCCGCTGCGTCGCGAGGTGCTCGAGGTGGCGGGCTGCGAGGAGCTGCCCCTCGAGCGTTTCATGCGCCTCGACGCGGAGCTCGGCGAAGCCTACGCGCGGGCGGTCCATGCACTGCTGCGGCAGGCGCAGATCCGCGCGGCCGAGGTCGCCGCGGTGGGTTCGCACGGGCAGACCATCCGGCACCTGCCGCGCGCCGCGAACGGCGGGCGGGCGCTGACGCTGCAGGTCGGATCGGCCGCGGTGCTCGCCGAACGCACGGGCATCCTGGTCGTCTCCGACTTCAGGACCCGCGACACCGCGGCCGGGGGCGAAGGCGCTCCGCTCGTGCCGGTGGCCGACTGGTGGCGATTCCGCTCGGAACGCGAGTCGCGCGTGCTTCTGAACCTGGGCGGCATGGCGAACGTCACCCACCTGCCGCGGGGCGCGGGACTCGATCAGGTGGTGGCCTTCGATACCGGGCCGGGCAACGCCGTGCTCGACGGACTCATGCGAGTCTCGACGGGTGGGCTCGCGCATCGCGACGATGGCGGGCAGCTCGCCGCGCACGGGCGGGTGAACCACGGCCTGCTCGAGGAACTGCTGGCGGACCCGTTCTTTCAGACCGAGCCGCCGCGCTCGACCGGGCGCGAGCGCTTCGGCGACGCCTACGCGATCCGGCTGCAAGAGATCGGCGAGCAGCTGGGGCTCTCACTCGAGGACCTGCTTGCGACGGCGGCGGAACTGACGGCCATCACCGTCGCCGACGCGATCGGCCGCTTTCTCTCGCCGCGCGGCGTGGAGGCCGTCTACGTCAGCGGTGGCGGCGTGCGCAATGCGACGCTCATGGTCGCGCTGCGCCGCAGGCTCGAAGGGGTGACGGTGAGGAAGCTCGACGACCTGGGCGTCGCCGCGGACGCGAAGGAGGCGCTCGCCTTCGCGCTGCTCGCCCATCTGACGCTGTCGGGCGAGGCGGGAAACGTGCGCGGCGCGACGGGAGCGGAGGCGGCCGTGGTGCTCGGTCACATCTCACCGGGTGCGCTGACCGGCGGAGCGTCCGCGTGA
- a CDS encoding SpoIID/LytB domain-containing protein, with amino-acid sequence MKPLRRLAVALALAALSGAGAHAGDARAESPQGPRFDIGLVVDADSLTVEPLVTARLSWSEQGAPGRTAELREPLRLRASGTQLLVEPVGRPRAVPLAVLGPADTLWIGDEGFEAGEAPRLRWSGKTWRGRFKAFLSPRGRLTLVTRLDLEPYLLGVVPGEIGALRDSLIEAGRAQAIAARSYSLFYRGRRGAEGFDLYATVEDQLYSPVESERPLATRCVESTRGSVCESQGQPIRANYCSTCGGITADVWEAWPTDPRPYLLSRADRGTGEGDYCALSPQYRWREEWPVAQFAATLAKYGPPQGVPMPAGGVGNVVGVEVLSRSHSARVWRLRVTTTTGVVDVPAYVLRQVLRRPSAPNGILRSNLFKIALRGDATGRPVSVVASGAGSGHGVGLCQTGALAMARAGASADSILSHYYAGTTLTKLW; translated from the coding sequence GTGAAGCCGCTTCGGCGCCTCGCCGTCGCGCTCGCGCTCGCGGCCCTCTCCGGGGCGGGAGCGCACGCCGGCGACGCGCGCGCCGAATCGCCGCAGGGACCCCGGTTCGACATCGGGCTCGTGGTGGACGCGGACTCGCTCACCGTCGAGCCGCTCGTGACGGCGCGACTCTCGTGGAGCGAGCAGGGCGCACCCGGGCGAACCGCCGAGCTGCGCGAGCCGCTGCGTCTGCGCGCCTCGGGCACGCAACTGCTGGTCGAGCCCGTGGGTCGGCCCCGGGCCGTGCCGCTTGCGGTCCTGGGGCCGGCGGACACGCTGTGGATCGGGGACGAGGGCTTCGAGGCGGGAGAGGCGCCTCGCCTGCGATGGAGCGGAAAGACGTGGCGCGGCCGTTTCAAGGCGTTCCTGTCGCCGCGCGGCCGGCTCACGCTCGTCACCCGGCTCGACCTCGAGCCCTATCTGCTCGGAGTGGTTCCCGGGGAGATCGGCGCGCTGCGGGATTCGCTGATCGAAGCCGGGCGCGCGCAGGCGATCGCGGCCCGCAGCTACTCGCTCTTCTATCGCGGCCGCCGCGGCGCCGAGGGTTTCGACCTCTATGCGACGGTCGAGGACCAGCTCTACTCGCCGGTCGAGAGCGAGCGGCCGCTGGCCACTCGCTGCGTGGAGAGCACGCGTGGCAGCGTCTGCGAGTCGCAGGGCCAGCCGATCCGCGCGAACTACTGTTCCACCTGCGGCGGCATCACCGCCGACGTGTGGGAAGCCTGGCCGACGGATCCCCGCCCGTACCTGCTCTCGCGCGCGGATCGAGGGACCGGCGAAGGAGACTACTGCGCGCTCTCGCCCCAGTATCGCTGGCGCGAGGAATGGCCGGTCGCGCAGTTCGCCGCGACGCTCGCGAAATACGGCCCGCCGCAGGGCGTGCCGATGCCGGCCGGAGGAGTCGGGAACGTGGTCGGGGTCGAAGTCCTGAGCCGATCGCATTCGGCCCGCGTCTGGCGTCTCCGGGTCACGACCACCACCGGTGTCGTGGACGTACCCGCGTACGTCCTGCGGCAGGTCCTGAGGCGCCCGAGCGCCCCGAACGGCATCCTTCGCTCGAACCTCTTCAAGATCGCGCTTCGCGGCGATGCGACGGGGCGGCCCGTGTCGGTCGTCGCGAGCGGCGCCGGCTCGGGCCACGGTGTCGGCCTCTGCCAGACGGGCGCGCTGGCGATGGCGCGCGCGGGAGCGAGCGCGGACAGCATCCTGTCGCACTACTACGCCGGAACGACGCTCACGAAACTCTGGTGA
- the speD gene encoding adenosylmethionine decarboxylase, which produces MTGFGPHLLVDGYGCDKERLTDLNLVYRVLEELPPRIGMTKIMPPYVFKYSGLKPEDWGLSGFVLIAESHVSVHTFPEKTYASVDVFSVKPFETEFAVEYLKSAFAMSRTECRVLDRGTEFPKELGGATGMVRAQRRRVGKPSAPTA; this is translated from the coding sequence ATGACGGGATTCGGGCCTCACCTGCTGGTGGACGGCTACGGCTGCGACAAGGAGCGCCTGACCGACCTGAACCTGGTCTACCGCGTGCTCGAGGAGCTTCCGCCGCGCATCGGCATGACCAAGATCATGCCGCCCTACGTCTTCAAGTACAGCGGGCTCAAGCCGGAGGACTGGGGGCTTTCGGGTTTCGTCCTGATCGCCGAGAGCCACGTCAGCGTCCACACCTTTCCCGAGAAGACCTACGCCAGCGTGGACGTCTTCTCGGTCAAGCCGTTCGAGACCGAGTTCGCGGTCGAGTACCTCAAGTCGGCGTTCGCCATGAGCCGGACCGAATGCCGGGTGCTGGATCGCGGTACGGAGTTCCCGAAGGAGCTTGGCGGCGCCACCGGCATGGTCCGGGCCCAGCGACGGCGCGTCGGAAAGCCGTCCGCACCAACCGCCTGA
- a CDS encoding class I SAM-dependent rRNA methyltransferase has product MPHETADRLTSRPTARLILRRGEDRRVRGGHPWIFSNEVAAWEGVVEDGGLAEITDPRGAFLGVAYVNRHSLICARVLTRRRDGIDTEFFVRRLERARRLRAAVYPEEAAVRLVYGESDQLPGLVVDRYGEWLAVQVLTLGIERRLDEVRDALERVFAPRGAVYVGDSPMRALEGLDRRREIWWGDVPERARVEVGGFALDVDLLGGQKTGLFLDQRENRRRAERRASGKRALDCFCYQGEWALHLARGGATSVLAVDSSEPALAAAAENAARAGYADRIAFRRASAFDELRRLEREGERFGIVVLDPPALVKSRRAVAAGARAYRELNRAAMSLLEEDGVLVTCSCSHHLDDPLFRQVLLESARLARRPMRVLEWAGEAPDHPELLAVPETHYLKCAVLQAL; this is encoded by the coding sequence ATGCCGCACGAAACCGCGGACCGCCTCACCTCGCGCCCGACGGCCCGCCTGATCCTGCGCCGCGGCGAGGACCGCCGCGTGCGCGGCGGTCACCCGTGGATCTTCAGCAATGAAGTGGCGGCCTGGGAGGGCGTGGTCGAGGATGGCGGGCTCGCCGAGATCACGGACCCGCGCGGCGCGTTCCTCGGCGTCGCCTACGTGAACCGTCACAGCCTGATCTGCGCCCGGGTCCTGACGCGCCGTCGGGACGGGATCGACACCGAGTTCTTCGTGCGGCGGCTCGAGCGCGCACGGCGCCTACGCGCGGCCGTCTACCCCGAGGAAGCGGCCGTGCGGCTGGTCTACGGCGAGTCGGACCAATTGCCGGGGCTGGTCGTGGACCGATATGGCGAGTGGCTCGCCGTTCAGGTGCTTACGCTGGGTATCGAGCGCCGGCTCGACGAGGTGCGCGACGCGCTCGAGCGCGTGTTCGCGCCGCGAGGCGCGGTTTACGTCGGCGATTCGCCGATGCGCGCGCTCGAGGGGCTGGATCGCCGCCGCGAGATCTGGTGGGGCGACGTTCCCGAACGTGCGCGCGTCGAAGTGGGAGGGTTCGCGCTCGACGTGGACCTGCTCGGAGGTCAGAAGACCGGGCTCTTCCTGGACCAGCGCGAGAACCGGCGGCGAGCCGAACGCCGGGCGTCCGGAAAGCGCGCGCTCGACTGCTTCTGCTACCAGGGGGAGTGGGCCCTGCACCTGGCGCGGGGCGGAGCGACCAGCGTGCTCGCGGTGGATTCGAGCGAGCCGGCGCTGGCCGCCGCGGCGGAGAACGCCGCGCGCGCGGGCTACGCCGATCGCATCGCCTTCCGCCGGGCCTCCGCCTTCGACGAACTCCGCCGCCTCGAGCGCGAGGGCGAACGCTTCGGGATCGTCGTGCTGGATCCGCCGGCGCTGGTCAAGTCGCGTCGTGCCGTCGCGGCCGGCGCTCGGGCCTATCGCGAACTCAACCGGGCGGCGATGAGCCTGCTCGAGGAGGACGGCGTGCTCGTGACGTGCTCGTGCAGCCATCACCTGGACGATCCGCTGTTCCGCCAGGTGCTGCTCGAATCGGCGAGGCTGGCCCGGCGGCCGATGCGCGTTCTCGAGTGGGCGGGCGAAGCGCCGGACCACCCCGAACTGCTGGCGGTGCCCGAGACCCACTACCTCA